In Victivallis sp. Marseille-Q1083, the genomic stretch AATTATCAGATGTGGCGTAATGGAACAATGGTAGTGTTAAGTAAAATGTATTTATTAGTTATATATTTCCTATATATAATCAATATCATTTGTGAATTTCTTTATCTAAAAAAGAAAAATAATATTTTCATAATTCGCGGATTAATAAAATCTATAATGTATTTATTAATATCGTTTTATATTTATTATAGCATCCAAAGTTTAGCAGCTATAGATTTTCATTTTTGAGCGAATAGGACAAAAAAATAAACATAGATAATAAAATGTATAAAACATATAAATCTGTAATGTATAAAGTAATACTTATCCCGGTAATTATATGTACCACTTGTCATTTGTTTGGGAGTCAAACTAATTCAAATATACTATCTGTATCATCATTACCGATAAATGTCATGCTTATCGTCGGGCTGACCGACGATAATTCTTACCTGCCTCGCGTTCAAGCCATACATGCACTGGGTAAAAATCTGCCGCAGGACCAGATTGATGCTTTTTATGATTTTCTCTTTCAAAAGCTTGAAGATCAGGAACTGCCGGATCTGGAGTTCAACGGCTTAAAAAATGAATTGACCTGGGCCCTGATCTGGCAGGAGAGAGTTCCCAAAGAGTTGGCCAAACATCTCGATACCATGTTCCGGGATAAATCCTATGATGTGACCTGGCGGGATTACTGCGTCCAATTTTTCGGCAAGTATTATCGTTATGTCGGAGAAGCCGACCGCAAAATCCTGAAAGCCGGGCTGGAAGAGACCTTGAACGAATGGCAGAACCGAATTGCCGGAACTGCCGGTTATATGCTCTGGCAGATGTCCGACTATCCCGGATTCGACAAACAGGCGATCATTGACAAGATTGTCGAAGTATTGAATCAGCCGGATTATTCCAAAATCCTATAAACTATATTGATTTTTTAGGATTAATAAGTCTTGATTCTGTTTCTGCAACTATGGAACAAGCTATTTTACAGGGAGATATTGATACAATTTTGTGGTTGCTTCAAGAAAAGGGGGGCATACCTAACTAAGGCTGCGGTAGCTGCAGCAACGGCTTATTTGGCAAATGTCGCATATTGCGAAACTCTTTGGAATTATTATAAGAATTTTGAATGTAGACGATGTAAAGGTTGTTGGTTTCGAGAAGAACTTTTCGCTATGGCAATAATCTGTCTGAACGAAGCAAGAGGGCGCCTTGATTATCTTACTCATGGATGCGATTACATACTACCTGGCAGTATTAGGGAAGGTAGCGCAGAAAAAGCAAGGAAGCATAAAATTCAGTTAATTAGTAAAATGGAGGCTGCCGGTCGTTGCTTAGAATTAGCCTCTAGGGCAATAAAATGAAAATGGAATGCATATGAAAAATAAAGAATATAGCTTTCAATATATCCAATATATTTATAATTATATAGAAAATAAAGAATTATCATTAAATGAGCTGTGCAGCCACCTCCGCAAAATATGTGATGATGATATGCATTTGACAGAAGATGAGTTATTAATACTAGTTTCTCATGGTAAATATATTGGAAAGATTTGGAATTTAAATGAAACCATTTCCGCATATTTATTGACACTTGACCTTAAAGGAATTTATCACTATACCGGAATTGAAATTAGTGGATGTATTTTTTCTTTATTTATGTTGAAAAAGATAGTTAATAAACATCATGAAAATTGGGCTGATTTGTTTGAGTCAAGCATAAGGATATTTGCCCGAATTTTACCGTATTTACGTCGCTGGGATGCTGTTGATATTTTTTTAAGTTGTTTTGATTCAGAATCTTTATATGAATTTCTAAAGGAGGAAATAGAATATGCAGATCCAAAAATAGAAGATATTTATTTACGGACAATAAGGCAAATAAAGCAAAAAAAATAAAAAAGATAACTATCTCAATTTGAGCATCAGCACTACCAATCTGTACACCTATGGTTACGACCAGTACAGTCGCTTGAATAAAGTGACTACTGCAGCCGGCGTTTTCAATTATACCTTTCTTGCCAACAGCGATTTGATCGCTTCAATGACCCGACCGAATAATGTACCAACCAACTACACTTACGAAACCGCCAGGGATCTGTTGCCCAAAGTTGCCAACGGCGCCATCAGTGCTTTCCTGTATACCAACGACGCGCTCGGACGCCGTACCAGCATGAACCGCAGCGGCAGCGCCTTCACCGCTGCTGATATTTTGAGTTACACTTACAACAGCTATTCCGAACTGACCGGCGCCTCGTCAAACAACAATGCTTCGTATAGTTACAACTATACCTACGACCCAATCGGCAACCGCAAGACGGCCGGCCTGGCCGGAACCAACTGGACCTATACCGCCAACAATCTCAATCAATATTCAGCATTGAATCAAACAGGTACAGTTCAAAATCCGACCTATGACGCCGACGGCAACATGCTGACTCGCGACGGCTGGACGCAAACCTGGAATGCCGAAAACCGGATGATCAAAGCTGAAAAAGGTACTGCAAAGCTGGAGTTTGCTTACGATTACATGGGCCGACGCATTGAAAAGAAAGTCTATAACGGCAATACTTTGACCAGCCATATCCGCTTTGTTTACGATGGATATAAGCTGATCGAAGAACTCAATGGGGTGAGCAACAATGCCGTCCTGCGACGTTATGTCTGGCAGTCGGTAATGCTTGATACGCCGTTGACGGTTTTCGATGTAGCAGCCAATAAAACCTACTTCTATCATACCGACGCCAATAAAAACGTGACTGATCTGACGGATTCTACAGGCGCGATAGTCGCGCATTATGAATACAGTCCCTTTGGGCAACTGGTGAAATCTTCCGGAACATATGCAAATACAAATGTTTTCACATGGAGTAGTGAATATGCTGATAGGGAAACCGATTTGATTTACTATAATTTCCGGGAATATGATCCAAAATTAGGACGTTGGTTAACTAGAGATACAGAAAATGAAAAAGAGCAATTAAATTTAATGTGTTTTGTTGGAAATGACCCGATAAATAATTGGGATTATTTAGGGTTAAAAAATCAGTCATTTGTCCCATCTGAAGATTTTGGGCAATTACCAGGAGTACCTAGTAAGCGACTTAGAGCCTATCCCTAAATAGAACCTAGTTTTCGAAATATTATAATGCTTGCTGCCAATTGAAGTAATGCCTCATAGGATGCATTCGTCTTTTCATATCGAACCAATAATTTACGAAATCGATTGAGCCAGGAGTGAGCGACTTCAACAATCCATCGTCTGGCTTTATAGCCTTTTTGAATTGCAACTTTCTCTTCCCCGCGAGGTCTGATGTGAGGCGTGTAGCGATATTTTTTCATGACTTCCTCTGATTTTACGCCGGAATAACCGGCGTCAGCGCAAAGGTTCTGCTTGGTACGCCCACGAGGTTTTCGGACTCGATTCTTCAAGACTTCCTCAACTTGCGTGACATCATGTCGATTCGCTCCGGTTACGACGATTGACAACAGGACTCCACGCTCGTCGACCAGAATGTGACGTTTGGTTCCATTTTTTTCCCCGATCAGTAGGATTCGGTCCTACTGTTTCTTGGGCTGTCGGAGCTTTGGTCATGGCTCCGTCGATACTTTGCCATTTCCATGCAATACCTTCCATATCATCATATTCGGCAAGACCTTTCTTCCAAAGTTTGCGAAAGAATCCTGCTTCTTCCCATTTGCGAAAATGGCGATGAACACTACTGGAGCTACCGTACTCCTTGGGCAATGCCTTCCATTGGATGCCGGTGCGGAGGACATACACAATAGCTTCAAAAATCTTGCGAGATTCCATCGGTTTGCGTCCGGCTCCACGTCGACGCTGATACTCTTTTTCCGGATCACGCCTGGATTTGGGAATCAGGGGGGCTACTTTGCTCCAAAACGCATCGGATACTTCCCAAGCTTTTAATGCCATATCCACCTCTCTGTTGCGGTTGAGTAAATATAGCATATTTTTATTGAATTTCAACTGCTATTTAGGGATAAGATCTTATGCATGGCGCTGGCGTTTTTCTAATTGTTGCCGCTGAAGGACAATGTGCTAAAGCGTATTATGATTGCCTGAATAATGCTGATCATATATTAGATATGAATCTTGCACCATGTACATCAAAATTATGTCAAGATACTGATGAATGTATTCAATTATCGATGGAAATATTTTACTTGGATGTAGCAGAATGCGCCACTAAATATTTAATATGTTCATTAGGATCCCTAGTTCCTTTTAGTTTTTTTAATTAATGGATTGGACGCTATAATGTATATTATTATTCTTGGTTTAATCGTTATTGTTTTATATCCAATTTTCATTTTTTTTACAATGAATGGATCCATAATTTTTCGATTATTAACTATAATAGCTGGAGAAAGTATATTTATAATTACATGTAATATATTTAATTTGTCAATAAATAATTATATAAAAGTTATTCCTTTGTTTTCTTTTATTGTTTTAGCCTTGTTTTATAAAATAAAAAAGAAATGCGATATTCAATAAATTATCCAATAACACGAAGGTAATAAATGACAAAAATTGGTTTTACGGAAATCGTGATTATTAACACTGTCGTTTTTGCAACGATAGTGGTGACTATTATTCTTTTAGTTATAACGATATCCATGATGCATGATATCATTGAAATCAAAGAGGAAACATTAAATAATTACAATCAAAGCAAAAATGCAATACAAATAACTCCACAATCTATTTTGTATGAATCGAAGTCAATAGTTCAAGCAAATTTTTATTCATCAATCTTTTATCTTTGTGTATTTATTTTATCAATAATATCGCTTATAATTAATGTAATTACGATTTATAGACAGAGAAAAATAATTCATAGCATCAATAAGAATAATGGATTAGAATGAATAGTGATATAAATAATAATACAATTAAATTATTATTTATATTATGACACCGACGGCAACATGCTGACTCGCGACGGCTGGACGCAAACCTGGAATGCCGAAAACCGGATGATCAAAGCCGAAAAAGGAACGGCAAAATTAGAGTTCGCTTACGATTACATGGGACGACGTATTGAAAATAAAGTCTATAACGGCAATACTTTGACCAGCCATATCCAATTAATTCGATTGATCATAATGGTTTGAGATGCTGTATAGAAGAAGAACTGAAAAAATGTAAAGATGCTGTAACAAAACTTAAGGATAATCTTTCTATTCTGGCCAGACAACTAAGAAAATATGACCCTCATGAAGATATGCTTTCCCATTGGGCAAGAACAAAAAGAGGGTTTACTATTCCCGGTGGTCATTACACTAAAATGTTCAATTTATTTCAGGGATGTGCTAAAAGTATGTTGACGATATTTCATTGTCTGGGATGCGATAATTTCCCTTCATCTCCGCAACCTGACTATAAACCATTGGAAGACTTCCGTGGCTTGCCAGTTCCAAAATATTGGAAACCGCAGCCATATTATGTGCCTATCGTTGTTCCGCCCAAACCACCGTTATTTATTCGGATATTCGATAGAGTTTTTGTATCATTTTTATACTTATTCCGACGCCAATACTTTATACACAACCTGTTTATTACGGCGAACCAGAAGATACAACAATAATGATGTAATATGTGGTGTGACTATGGAAAAATTATTAATTGATTATAGTATTATGTGCGATCTTATGAAAAAAATTTATAAAACATTTGATATTAGTGATCGTATTAATGACGGATATTATGGAAAGACAGTTAATGAAATTAATGAATTATTATGGGATATTTGTTTATGGGTAAAAATTAATAATGAAGTAGGAATTGCTTTGTACAGTCTTTTAAATTACTTTCGAAAAAAAGCCAATTATAAACGAAAGACTAAATATCATAGAGGACAAAGCCCATCTTTTTTAAGAATGGTCATTTTTGAGAAAAAATTTTTTAATCATTTTGATATATTTATTCTCGAACTTAATTCAAGTAATAAAGATTTATTTACACATGCAGAATCTCAATTAATCCTTGAAATATTAAATTATTTTAATACAATTTCATTTCTGCATATATATGTAGATGAAACAGAAATAGTTGAAACATTAGAGTTGTGGAGGGAAATTGCTAATGAAAATAAAATATAGTAAAATTAATTATATAATATTGAAAAAAATAATTGTCTCGATTTAACGCAAGTAAGAGAAAGAAATAATGAACCGTTATTTACCGTTATTACTAGGGATGTATTTAACGCCGTGAGCAAGTTTTTTCATGAGAAAATCCGCCCAAACTGTAGGATTGGATTTTCCTTAGGTTTGCCGCCTGCCGCAAAAGGTGGTTCGAGTTCCAAGCTCTGGAAACAGAAGATGCCAATGATCTCGAAAATAACGGTGAATCGCTTTGTCTTCGTCTATACCTATTGATTCGCCGACGATTTCCATGATGATTACTTCCGTATCTGATAATTTCGGATGTGGGCCACGGCTTCTCAAGGTTTTTTCGCTTTTTTTCAGCATGTCGTCTACCAAACAGTATACTTCTGTGATATAGTTTTCTGTGAGCATGTTTGGGATTCCTTTTAATTTGTTTGTTGTTATCCAAATTTAAACCCAAACATGCTTATGCTCAATTCTCATTCAAAAAAACTTGCACTCGGCGTTAAATATGTAAGACCTCATGCAGATACAAGAGGATGGCTTCCAAGGATTAAACATAAATTGGGAATTGGTTCCTTGATGGGAACAGATTATATTAGTGGATGGTACGATGAATTACCATACTTAGATGGTTCATTAACCTGGGAAAGCCCTTGGGTATATCAGTTTGTGGATGCTCCGAATGTTGTTTACTCATTAGGCACTTTTGTTCATGTGGTTACTATTTCTGCAGATGGAGCAGTTTCTATTAGCAAGGGAGGGCTTTCTGAATCCGCTGTTCTTAATGATCCGACGGATTTATTAATTCCCAATAGACCTTGAAGGAATTTTTAGTTTATTTTTTTGTGAAGTATATAAGAGGGTAAAACGATTTTGAAAATGATGAAATTTTTTATGTTAGTTGGCTTTTTTGGAATAATGATTAGTGCTGTGCTAGGTGATGGCGTGTTAGTTGAAAATGAATTTCAGGAGACTTATCTATCTATAAAGGAGAATCTTGAAATGGTAGATGCGTTTTCCTATAATTCTGTGGATGAATTATGTTTACTTTGGGAGCAGTGGGGAAGCGGTGGCATTAATGGCATTAATTTAGAATATGGCAATTATCTTTATCATGTTGGAGGAATAGATCGTTGTATTTATTTATTGGGAATGAAAATTCTTTTTCTCAAAAAGAGTTGTGAAATTGAAAGAAATACAAAATTTAAAATTGATTTTACAATTTATTTAAATGGACCAAAGCCTACAGAGGAACAATTATATAAAATAAAGTGGAATAATCAGATTTTACCCAAAATGGCTAAAGCCAAATCTGTTTCTGGTTGGGAAATGGCAACGCTGGAAGGAGATAGAGAAAATTGTGAAATTTGGTTGAAACCATTGGTTTTTTTACTCATGGAAAATGATTATCAATTGAAAGATGGTTTTGATTGGATTGAACAATGGAAAAATCAAGAAAGAATTTTAGATATTATAGACTCAAATGCAATAACCGAATTTCAGCATAAATACTTTAATTTGAAGAATCGTTTGAATGCATTAGATCCTTCAGATTCTGGTGTTGCCGCAAGCCTGAATAGCTTGAACCAAGAGTGGGAAGAATTATTTTCCCAATATCAGGCTTCCCTGAAGACTCCGACCAATAATAAGAGGAGTCGGATTTATCAACTGGGTATGCGTTTGTTGTTTCTGAAACGGACATTGGTGCTTGCCGGAGATACTGCCGAGGAAATTGCTCGGCTACGTATGATATTGGATATACTGGAACCGACTAATGAGGCTTGTGAAGAATGGGCAATTCCATTGATTTGTCTTTTAATGGACAATGAGGTACAAATTAATGCTGCAATGCAAGCAATAGGAGGTTGGAAGGCGGATCATGGTTTACAGGAAGAGGAATCAAGTACAAAATCGGCTGTTTCTGCAGGGAAAGAGTAGAAAACAGAGTAGTAATTTATTTTTTCAGTTGTCCAATAGTGATTCGATTTATTCAAAAATTGAAAGAATGTATGGTTTACTATAAATTTTTTTGCATTTTGTTGTTGTTTGCAGCAGTAACTTCTTGCTGTCTTGTCGTTGAGGCAGAGGGGGAGTTATCACAGGAGGAGATGATGGCCCTCTTGCAGAAGTTACATGACAGATTGAGTCCTGAGCAGAAAAAAATGCGTGAATACCAAAATAATAGATTATGGGCAATAAGTGGAGATTCGTCCGAAGAAATTTCAGGTCAATATTGGTTTCAACGAAAATATTTTGATTTGAAATATGAAATTGACAAGCTGAATGTTGTATCGGCGCAGGTGGAGCATTTATTCGATTTACAACGGCAAACCTCGATTTTATTTACGGAAGACGCGGTGTTGCGGGCGTTTGCTGCAAAATTTGGTGCTGAGAAAGCAACCCCTTACCGGATCAGTATCTGGTTGTTTCTTTTGAAGAAAAATGATGAATTGGTGCGGAATTTGGAAATGCGACAGCTTGCCAGGCAGGAAGATTTACCGGAATTCACTTCTCTGCAGCACGAAATTGCTGAAGCATTGGAGCAACGCAAAGAGTTGGCGAAAGCTTTGCGGGAAGCGGTTGGAACGCAGGAAAATGCTGGTAATTATTTGTTGCCGCTATGCAGTCTGATTATGTCGACTCCCGAGCAGCAGACGATGGTATTTGAGGCATTGCAGGATCGCTGGTCTGATCGTCCGGTTTCCTTTTCAGAATCGGAAGCAGCGCAGCTTGCCGATTACCGGCAAGCGTTATTGAAATTGAAAGCTGCATTGGCCGGCTTGGAACCTTCCCCGGAAGCGATTGCGGATTTACTGGTTTTACAGGAGCGTTGGAATGAACTTTTGAAACAGTATGATTCCGTATTGAGCAAACCGGAACTGAAGAATTTTACTCGCACTCATAAAATTTGGATGCTGTTGGCCTTTCAGGAAGTGAATAATGATATCTTTCGGACCACCAAAGAAGGTAAGCGGCCCAGTGTGTTAATTGGCGAACCAATTGATAAATTGCCTCCAGCCAGAAAAAATAGTGTATTATTATTCAGAAAGTTGGAGACGGAAACCCGTAATTTATTTTGCGATTTGAATGATGCGGAAGATCATTTGGTGCCGATATTCTGGATTGCAGAAAATGGAACCACGCAAGTAGCTGTAGATTATGTTTTTATTGATCGGGCCTTTGAAGAAGAATTGCTTAAAAGCCTTGAATAAGCATTGTTCAGCTCCTATGAGTTCTACTGGCGGTCCTCTGGCTGCTGGGAGCCAGCTGCCTGTTTGCCGATTGAGCTCACAAGGAAACTCTGTTGGCGATAGTACTCAGGGCTGTTGATTGTGCGTTATATCGAACAACTGCCGCTTGTCGCCTTTCGGGATGGGAATAGTGGATCGAGCCGTTAGGCGGTCGCCCGTATTCTGTGTTGCGGTATTTGGAAGAAGAAATCGGACAATTGGGCGGTCGCTCTTTCCGAAGTTCCAGCAAGATGACGATGGCAGCTCCGATCGTGATGGTCAACGTCGATTGGAACAAATAATTGTAGGTGTTGCCGAAATGCGGCGCGCCACCGCTGTTCAAATTGATCGCCAACGACAGCATGATCATGAATAACAAATAAAAAAGCACATATTCCCCGGTCCGGTAAAGGCTGTAAAAGGCGGCCCAGCCGATCAGCGGCGCCAGGTAGCTGAAGTGATAATCCTGATAGGCGAAAACCGACAGAACGATGACCGCGAACCACAGGCCGACCGGCGCCCAGAGATAACGCAGCAGCGCGGTATGGCGGACTTTGCGGCCGATGTCGCCGTTGAGGTAGGTCAAGCCGACGGTCAACAAAATCCAGAACGATTCATGCCAGCCGGTCACCTGTACCAGGTAATAGGCGATGGAGAAAGCCATCGCCCGCCGGAAGGCGCTTTCCCAACTGAGCCGTTCCGGACGGTTGAAACCGATGGTATCACGGTCTTTCAAAATTAGGAGATCCAGCAGCCAGTAACTCCAACTGGCCAGCACGGCGACCAGGGCCAGTGTCAGAAAGATATCGGCGGTCACCTGGTAAGGCGTATAATTGATGTCCAGCAAGCCGGCCACCATGATTGCCGAAGCCGACATCGCGCTGCGGTTGAGACGGTGGACGGCCAGGGCGATCAAGAAAATTGCCGGCAGTACCAGGAAGCTCTGTTGCGACAGATTGGCCCGGATGAATTGAATGACGGCCACCGACAGGATGTTGAGCAAAATGGCATTGCGGCGCAGACGCCTGGTCGGTTCGGTGGTGGCGCCGCAGGTGGCCAGCGTCGGACCGATCACCGAAATCAGTCCGGCATCCGGCAGGCGGAATACCACCCAGCCGGCCAGCGCCCACAAGGCGCTGTTCAGCATGCCGAGCGAACGCAGCAGGGCGATGCGGCGGATCAGTTCCGGGGATTCGGCGGCGACTTCCGCCTGGATGATCAGCTTCTTTACCATTGAAAGATCCGCCAGAAAATCTGTTTGATCAACTGGGCGTCGGTATCGATTTCAACATAGGCGCTGCCGGCCGGATGCAGTGGGAATTCCGGGTCGGGATCGGTGATGCGGATCTGGACCGGAAAACGCTGCGGCAGCAGAAACCATTGATTTTCCTTTTCGACGATGGCGACTCCGGTATCGGCGCTCCGGCGCCGTTCGGCCGCCCAGTTGATATTGTCGACAACGCCGTGGAAGGTTTTGCCCGGATACTGCCACAGCCAGATTTTGGCGGTCTGGCCGGGTTGAATGCGCGACAGATCGGTTTCTTCGAAATTGGCCTGTACCCACCAGCTTTCGGTGTCGACGAAGGCGCACAGCGGTTCGCCCGGATGAAAATAACCGCCCGGTGTGACGAACATATTGACGATATAGCCGTCGGAAAGCGCATAGACGACCGTTTGTTCCAGGTAAATTTGCGCCAGGGCCAGTTCGCTTTGCAGTTGGGAAATTTCCGCTCTGGTCATCTCGCACTCCTGGGTGGTGACGTCCAGTTGATATTTCTCCGCCGCCAATTCCGCTTCGCTGCCCTGCATCGCCCGGCGGCGTTCCTCCGCGTAGGCTTGCGAAATGGCCTCCTGCCGGTACATTTCATCCGCCTTTTCAGAGAGATAACGGTCGTTGGCCAGCGCGGCCTCCCTGGCGACGATGCTGGCGTTGATCACCTTCAATTTGGCTTCCAGGCTGGCCAGTTTGGCCTTGGTGGCGTCGATTTTATGCTGGAGAGTTTCGACTTTCAACGCATAAGGCGGTTGAAAGACGGTGAACAGCGGAGCGCCTTTTTTGACGAACTGGTTGTTGACGACGTGCACTTCAGTGATATAGCCTTCGACCAGGACGGAGACCGGCCAGGTGTTGGCGACGACGAAGGCATTTTGGGTGAATGGCTGCCAGTGCCGCCACAGATAATAACCGCCGATTGCCAGCATGACGGCGGTAACCGTTAGCAGCAGAACATTTTCCTTAATGAAATTCCACAGGCGTTTCATCGTTGATTTTCTCCCGGTATTGAAATTGCTCCTCCAATTTGTCCAGAACCTCGTCCAGCGGCAAGCCGGTGTTCAAGCGGCGGTCCACCGGTTCGAAACCCTCCAGTCGGCCATTGACGGCGGCGGTCAACTGGGCCGCCGCTTTCTTCAGCTCCACCTGCACGATGGCCAGGTCGCTTTCGGCGCTGATCAATTCGTATTGCGCTTCGTTCAACCGGGTGATGGTGACGTTGCCGGCCCAGTATTCGACGTTGATCAACTGCCGCTGTTCGAAAACCCAGTTCAGCGTTTCCCGGTAATATTCGGCCAGCTCCGCCTGGGTTTGCAGATTCTCGTGGGCCGCCCGCACTTCGTTGATCGCCAGCAGTGTGGCGTTGTCCAATTGGAAACCGGCCTCGGCGGCCAGGTATTCATACTGCCGGAGTGCGTTGTAGCGGGCGAAACCGGTGAACAGTTGCCAGTCGGCATTGACGCCGTAATCGACCGACGGCGTATTCCAGGCGCGGTGCTCGACGACGTAGCCGCCGTAATTGTGGGCGGTGGTGCCGTAACCGGCTTCGCCGTATAAAGTGATCACTGGAAAGAAAGCGCTGACTTTGCCGGAGCGCCGGTAATCGGCGATCTGCCGTGCTTCCCGCAGCGCTTCCAGATCGGGCCGGGCGTTCAACGCCTGTTCCAGATAGAGGTCGATGCCCAATACCAGCTTGTCCACCTGGTCGTCGATCGGCGGAAACTGAAGCGTGTTCGGCAGGGTTCCCTGCGGATATCCCATCAAGGCCGCCAGCGCGTAAACGGCCAGTTGATAGTGATTGCGGGCGATGACCAGTGAACATTGCGCCCGGTTCAGCAGGATTTTGAAATTGAGCAAATCGCTTTTGGAAATGTGGCCGGACTGATAGCGGGATTGCGCCTGTTTGAGATTGGATTGCTGAAACTCGATATCCGACCGGGCGATGCGTTCCTCTTCGATGGCCAGCAGCACGTCGTAAAAGGCGTAAGCCGTCGCCCGCATCAGCAGCCGGTAAACGTTGTCCCGCAATGCGGCGGTACGCCGATAGTCGCTGCGGGCGGCCAGCGCATTCAATTCCCGGGCCAGCCCGTCGAACAACAGCCAACTGCCGCGCAACGTGGTCTGCGTCGTGAAACGGTTGTCGCGCGGAGCGATCAATTCCGGCGGATTGCGGCGCTGGACATTTTCCGCCAGACCGTCGTTAAGGTTGAAATTGAGGCCGATTTCCGGACTGTAGGCCGCCAGCGATTGATAATAAGCCATGCGGGCGGCGTTGACCGCCTGGAACGCCGCCAGATAATCCGGGTTGTTGTTGGCGGCGATCCGCTGGGCATCCTGCAGCGTCAGCAGTTTTAAATCTTTCAACTGGGAAAAATCGCGATCGCGGCAGGCGGCCTGCCAGACCTCGGCCGGCGTCGCGGGCGGCGGCGGGGTTTGACAGCCGGTAAACAGCAGAAGCAGACCGAGTGCCGGTAAACAATATGAAACCCTGTTCTTCATAAATTCAGGTATGTCGTTGAGCCGGCCGGCAACCGCAAAATACAATCGGGCGCCGGCGGTGATTCATCACAATTTTCTCCATACCTTAACCTAGCACTGGAAAAAGGGGTGTGCAAGCACTTTCCGGAGAAATGAGCGGAAAAAACGCCGTTCCGGCCCGGCGCTGCTTCAATTGCCGATCAACCGGCGGATGACTTCGCGGTCGTCGAAAGGGTGTTTGACATGGTTGATTTCCTGGTAGTTTTCATGGCCTTTGCCGGCGACCAGGATCAAGTCTTCCGGTTCCGCCAGCCGGTAGGCGAGGGCGATCGCCTGCCGCCGGTCCGGTTCGATTTGAACGGCGGCTTCCGAAGGCATGCCGGTCCGGATGTCAGCGATGATCGCCTCCGGCGTTTCACTGCGGGGATTGTCGCTGGTGACGATGCATAAATCGGAGTGTTCCGCCGCCACCTTGCCCATCCGCGGCCGTTTGGTGCGGTCGCGGTCGCCGCCGCAGCCGAAGACGGTG encodes the following:
- a CDS encoding TolC family protein, with product MKNRVSYCLPALGLLLLFTGCQTPPPPATPAEVWQAACRDRDFSQLKDLKLLTLQDAQRIAANNNPDYLAAFQAVNAARMAYYQSLAAYSPEIGLNFNLNDGLAENVQRRNPPELIAPRDNRFTTQTTLRGSWLLFDGLARELNALAARSDYRRTAALRDNVYRLLMRATAYAFYDVLLAIEEERIARSDIEFQQSNLKQAQSRYQSGHISKSDLLNFKILLNRAQCSLVIARNHYQLAVYALAALMGYPQGTLPNTLQFPPIDDQVDKLVLGIDLYLEQALNARPDLEALREARQIADYRRSGKVSAFFPVITLYGEAGYGTTAHNYGGYVVEHRAWNTPSVDYGVNADWQLFTGFARYNALRQYEYLAAEAGFQLDNATLLAINEVRAAHENLQTQAELAEYYRETLNWVFEQRQLINVEYWAGNVTITRLNEAQYELISAESDLAIVQVELKKAAAQLTAAVNGRLEGFEPVDRRLNTGLPLDEVLDKLEEQFQYREKINDETPVEFH
- a CDS encoding IS5 family transposase (programmed frameshift), whose translation is MALKAWEVSDAFWSKVAPLIPKSRRDPEKEYQRRRGAGRKPMESRKIFEAIVYVLRTGIQWKALPKEYGSSSSVHRHFRKWEEAGFFRKLWKKGLAEYDDMEGIAWKWQSIDGAMTKAPTAQETVGPNPTDRGKNGTKRHILVDERGVLLSIVVTGANRHDVTQVEEVLKNRVRKPRGRTKQNLCADAGYSGVKSEEVMKKYRYTPHIRPRGEEKVAIQKGYKARRWIVEVAHSWLNRFRKLLVRYEKTNASYEALLQLAASIIIFRKLGSI
- a CDS encoding HlyD family secretion protein, whose product is MKRLWNFIKENVLLLTVTAVMLAIGGYYLWRHWQPFTQNAFVVANTWPVSVLVEGYITEVHVVNNQFVKKGAPLFTVFQPPYALKVETLQHKIDATKAKLASLEAKLKVINASIVAREAALANDRYLSEKADEMYRQEAISQAYAEERRRAMQGSEAELAAEKYQLDVTTQECEMTRAEISQLQSELALAQIYLEQTVVYALSDGYIVNMFVTPGGYFHPGEPLCAFVDTESWWVQANFEETDLSRIQPGQTAKIWLWQYPGKTFHGVVDNINWAAERRRSADTGVAIVEKENQWFLLPQRFPVQIRITDPDPEFPLHPAGSAYVEIDTDAQLIKQIFWRIFQW
- a CDS encoding RHS repeat-associated core domain-containing protein, with the translated sequence MSISTTNLYTYGYDQYSRLNKVTTAAGVFNYTFLANSDLIASMTRPNNVPTNYTYETARDLLPKVANGAISAFLYTNDALGRRTSMNRSGSAFTAADILSYTYNSYSELTGASSNNNASYSYNYTYDPIGNRKTAGLAGTNWTYTANNLNQYSALNQTGTVQNPTYDADGNMLTRDGWTQTWNAENRMIKAEKGTAKLEFAYDYMGRRIEKKVYNGNTLTSHIRFVYDGYKLIEELNGVSNNAVLRRYVWQSVMLDTPLTVFDVAANKTYFYHTDANKNVTDLTDSTGAIVAHYEYSPFGQLVKSSGTYANTNVFTWSSEYADRETDLIYYNFREYDPKLGRWLTRDTENEKEQLNLMCFVGNDPINNWDYLGLKNQSFVPSEDFGQLPGVPSKRLRAYP